The sequence TCCACAACCCGCTGAAGCGCGACATGGCAAAGCCATGCTGCCCGTAGTCCAGCACTTCCTGGATATCGGACGGGTTGAGCACCGGCATCTCGACATGCTGGAAGAAGAACTCCGACTGCGCCGGCAGGATCGAGGACTTGGCCAGATGATCGTCGCCCGCCAGCGCAAGCACGCCGCCATTGGCCGCCGTGCCGCTGGCATTGGCCTGCCGCAGCACGTCGCCGGCGCGGTCGACGCCCGGCGCCTTGCCGTACCAGATGCCGAAGACGCCGTCGTAATCGGTGCCCTTGCCGTGATGGGCGACCTTCTGGCTGCCCCAGACGGCGGTGGCGCCGAGCTCCTCGTTGACGCCGGGCTTGAAGACGATATCGGCCGGGCCAAGGTGGCGCCTGGCGCGCACGAGCTCGGTGTCGAAGCCGGCAAGCGGCGACCCGCGATAGCCGGAAATGAAGCCGCCGGTCTTCAGTCCGCTTGCCCGGTCGAGCCGGCTGCGGTCGAGGGCGAGGCGTACAAGCGCCTGGATGCCGGTCAGGTAGACACGGCCGTCATTGGAGACGTATTTGTCGTCGAGGGAGACAGAGCGCGTGATGGCGTTCATGGAGACGGCCTCCTCATCCGTCTTCGAGGGTCGCGCGCGAGGGGGCGTGAAGCGCCCGCACCCCGCGCAATCTGCTGGGACCCAATATGCTCCTTCTATGAGTGAAATTCTGTGCTATCGTGCCCGAAACAGACCCAAAAACCGCACGGAATTTCCCCTCGACAGCCCATGAGCGAAAAAAACCTTCTGGACCCGTCCGACATCCGCGTGCTGCAGATCATGCAGCGGGATGCCTCCCTCTCTATCGCCGAAATCGCCCGCGAGGCGGGCATGAGCCAGACCCCGTGCTGGCGCCGCATCAAGAAGCTCAAGGAGACCGGCGTGATCCGCCAGGTCGTCGCCGTGGTCGACCGGGAAGCGGTCGGGCTCGGCTTCGTCGCCTATGCCTTCGTCAAGCTGGCGGTGCCCAGCCGCGAGAACATGGAGACGTTCGACAAGCTGCTGCAGCGCTGGCCGGAAGTGGTGATCTGCGAGCGCATCACCGGCGCGGTCGACTACCTGATCAAGGTCGTCGCCAGCGACATCAAGGCCTATGACGACTTCCTGCGGCTGAAGCTGCTCGACAACACGCTGGTCTCCGACGTGCAATCGCGCATCGTCGTCAGCACGGTGAAGCACACGGTGGCGCTGCCGATTCGCGAGACGTGAGGGGGCGGGGACGGGTGCTGCTCCCGTTTCCTTTTCCCCGCCTCTCCTCGCGTCATCCCGGACGAGGCCGAGGGCCGAAGATCCGGGATCGGCGAGCCATGGCGGTCGTGGCATGTTTCCGAAGCGCACCTCACACGCCCTCGGCTCTCCGGCCCCGGCTCGGCGCTTGCGCGCCGTCCGGGGTGACGAAGGGACAGGTTAGCGGACTCTCGCGGCCGCTCTGGAAACCAATAGGCCCCGGATCTCGCGATGCTCGTCCGGGGTGACGGCAGAGGGGATGCGAGGCCGTGCCACTCTCTCAGGCCGTCATCCCGGGCAAGGCGCAGCCGCGACCCGGGACCCATTGGCACCCTCGGCAGGCATGAAGCAGAGGACGGGGCGGCGTAGCGCCCGTTTCCTTTTCCCCGCCTCTCCTCGCGTCATCCCGGACGAGGCCGGAAGGCCGAAGATCCGGGATCGGCGAGCCATGGCGGTCGTGGCTTGTTTTCGAAGCGCACCTCACACACCCTCGGCTCTCCGGCCCCGGCTCGGCACTTGCGCGCCGTCCGGGGTGACGAAGGGACAGGTTAGCGGGCTCTCGCGGCCGCTCTGGCAACCAATAGGCCCCGGATCTCGCGATGCTCGTCCGGGGTGACGGCAGAGGGGATGCGAGGCCGTGCCACTCTCTCAGGCCGTCATCCCGGGCAAGGCGCAGCCGCGACCCGGGACCCATTGGCACCCTCGGCAGGCATGAGGCGGAGGACGGTGCGGCGTAGCTCCCGCGCTCTTGCCCCTCCTCGCGTCTTCCCGGTCTTCGGCAAGCCTGAACCGGGACGACAGCGGAGGAGCAATGTGGGGCCAGCGTGTCCTCGCCTTGCCGCAGCCAATGGTCGCACCCGACTTGACCCTGCACGCGGACAGGGCACAGTGGCGGCCCGCGGGCTAAGCCCGCGCCGCCGCGGTCGGGTGCGGCAAATTCGGGAAAACCCAGCTTGGGGAAGGACAGGACGATGGGACACAATGCCGGGCCGCTGACGGGCAGCTGCCGCTGCGGGGCAACCACGATCGCGATCACCGCCGATCCGGTGATGACCGCCGCCTGCCACTGCCGGGGCTGCCAGAAGATGAGCTCCAGCGCCTTTTCGCTGACCGCGATGGTGCCGGCCGAGGCGTTTTCGGTCACCGCCGGCGAGCCGGTGAAGGGCGGTATCCAGGGGCCGCAGCTCGACCATTATTTCTGCCCCCACTGCAAGACCTGGATGTTCACCCGCATCACCGGCTTCGAGGCAGTGGTCAACGTGCGCCCGACCATGTTCGACGACGAGCGCTGGTCGAAGCCCTTCATGGAAACGATGACGGCGGAAAAGCTCGCCTGGGTCGAGCTTCCGGTGGCGCGCAGCTTCGAGGGTTTCCCGCCGCCGGAAGAGTTTCCCCAGCTGATCGCGGAATTCGCCGCGCGCGACTGACGGGCAGCGCGCAGGCAAGGCCCCTGCCTGGCGTCATCCCGGACGAGGCCGGAAGGCCGAAGATCCGGGACCGGGGAGCCACGGCGGTTGCGGGTTCGATTCGGAGCGCGCCTCATACGCCCTCGGCCCTCCGGTCCCGGGTCGCGGCTACGCCTTGCCCGGGATGACGAGGAGAGACGTCGGCGCGTGAGCGGCACGGGAATGCGCGACAGCGCCTAGGCGACCAGAAAACGCGAGGGCGAATAGGGCTGCGGGTCGGCCAGCGGCAGCATGTCGGTGACGAGATCGGCCAACAGCCGCGCCATCGCCGGGGCCAGCGAAAAGCCGTCGCGCATGTGGCCGACCGACAGCCACAGGCCCGGCAGGCCGGGCAGTTCGCCGACGATGGGAAGCTGGTCGGGCACGAAAACGCGCAGGCCCGCGACCGGAACGTCCTCCACCGCCGAACCGAGCGGCAGCAGCGCACGGGCCGTCGCGGTGGCCCGGTGAAGGGCATTGGCGCGCATCGGAACGCCGGACAGCGCGCGGGCCGTCGACATCAGCTCCGTGCCGCCGACCAGCCGCAACCCGCGCTCCATCGGCGTGAGGGTGAAGCCGCCTTCCTGATCTGTGACCGGCCGGGTCAGCGACACGCCGGAAACCGCGCGGAAATGGCGATGATAGGTGCGGCAGGCCGCCAGCGGCATGGACAGGCCGAAGCGCGCCAGCACCGGCGAGATGCCTGCGCCCAGCGCCAGCACCACGACCGGCGCTCCGACCTCGCCGCGCACGGTGCGCATCGCATAGCCCTGCCGCGTGTCGATGAGCGTGGCGGCATCGCCGATCTCCGTCTCCCCGCCCCGTTCGCGGAACAGCCGTCCATAGGCCTTGGTCACGCCGCCGGGCGAGGACACCGACTGGCTCTCCGGCCAGTAGATCGCCGCTTCTTCCAGCGAGCGCAGATGCGGCTCCAGCCTGACGATCTCGACCGCGTCGAGATCCGCGTAAGACACGCCGAGGATGCGGGCGAAATGCCGGTCGATCTCGGCAAGCTCGCACACGCGCGGCGAGCGCAGCAGCTTGATCCAGCCGGTGCGACGGAAGAAGCGCAGGGCGCTGGCCGCCCGCGCCAGCGCCAGATGCTCGGCCGCCGCAACCGCCTGCAGCGGGGCCAGCGCCCGCGCGGCGCGCGCCACCGCCGCCGGTTGTGCCGCCAGCCGGCATTCGGAGAAGAAACGCGACAGATCCGGCAGCGAGCGCGAATCGATGCCGAAGCCCCGGCGCCGGGTCAACGCGCTGGCAAGGATCGCCGGAAGGGTCAGCGGCACGGGGAGCGGCGAGTAGCCATCGCAGCCGATCAGCCCGTCATTCCCGCGGGTTGCCTCCTCTCCCGGCGCATCGCGGTCGACGACGAGCACGCGCATGCCCCGCCCCTGCAGGTGCAGGGCGGCACTCGTGCCGGTGATGCCGGCGCCAAGGACGATCGCGTCGAAGCTGCGCATATGCTTTTCGACACCGTTCACAATCGCCTTGCAAGTGGAAGACGCTCTCCACGATACTCAAGGTCCTGAAATTGTTCCCGCCCGGCGCCGTTGCGGTGCCACACGCCTCCTTTTCCGGAAAGTGTCCGACATGCCGGCAC comes from Stappia sp. 28M-7 and encodes:
- a CDS encoding Lrp/AsnC family transcriptional regulator, which encodes MSEKNLLDPSDIRVLQIMQRDASLSIAEIAREAGMSQTPCWRRIKKLKETGVIRQVVAVVDREAVGLGFVAYAFVKLAVPSRENMETFDKLLQRWPEVVICERITGAVDYLIKVVASDIKAYDDFLRLKLLDNTLVSDVQSRIVVSTVKHTVALPIRET
- a CDS encoding GFA family protein; the protein is MGHNAGPLTGSCRCGATTIAITADPVMTAACHCRGCQKMSSSAFSLTAMVPAEAFSVTAGEPVKGGIQGPQLDHYFCPHCKTWMFTRITGFEAVVNVRPTMFDDERWSKPFMETMTAEKLAWVELPVARSFEGFPPPEEFPQLIAEFAARD
- a CDS encoding FAD-binding oxidoreductase — protein: MRSFDAIVLGAGITGTSAALHLQGRGMRVLVVDRDAPGEEATRGNDGLIGCDGYSPLPVPLTLPAILASALTRRRGFGIDSRSLPDLSRFFSECRLAAQPAAVARAARALAPLQAVAAAEHLALARAASALRFFRRTGWIKLLRSPRVCELAEIDRHFARILGVSYADLDAVEIVRLEPHLRSLEEAAIYWPESQSVSSPGGVTKAYGRLFRERGGETEIGDAATLIDTRQGYAMRTVRGEVGAPVVVLALGAGISPVLARFGLSMPLAACRTYHRHFRAVSGVSLTRPVTDQEGGFTLTPMERGLRLVGGTELMSTARALSGVPMRANALHRATATARALLPLGSAVEDVPVAGLRVFVPDQLPIVGELPGLPGLWLSVGHMRDGFSLAPAMARLLADLVTDMLPLADPQPYSPSRFLVA